In Aedes albopictus strain Foshan chromosome 3, AalbF5, whole genome shotgun sequence, the genomic window tggatgaatcttcaggaggaatctagcgagaaactttagaagtatatcggaaaacctttgcaagaaatatcgggacgtacagATATCTCatgtgaaagaatcctgcggaaagccaggaagaaactttggaagaaattccaggaattatgctcagaaatcttgaaagaattttcgaagagtagggaaacttacgtattttcggcagttttgttctcttcgtcatgatttttgattgaaacctgttgaactcagagttggcatcaaatccttcccaacaaagttgaatatgatcaagtttcaggcaatttggccgacataattgaaaaaataacccaaattttctaaaaattaaatTTGGgtaatttttttaattataaactttaaatatttcatctggaataacctggaaaactcagggaattttattttgagttatgagtagacaccctgaaatagaaaaaaaatctttgcataCGAAACATGAAACATCTCCGGTTAGATAGATTGTGAATGTAAATGAGAACAATAGTGGAGATGCTCCATTTGTCACACAATTCTAATCTGAACACTCTTGTAGGTTTTATGTATTTGAGATTTACCCAACCTCCAACTGACTTATACGATTGGTACGAACCGTACCTGCTGGATGAAGAAGAAATTGACGTGAAAGCTGGAGGTGGCCAGGTAGGTACTAAACCCTTTCCGAACCCCATGTCCGCAGGTGATCTTAACATGTGTCCCCAACTTCCAGACTATGACAATCGGGCAGATGATCCGCCAGTGGCTGACCAAACTGGAGTGGTTCACTACGCTGTTCCCGCGTATTCCGGTACCAATCCAGAAACAGAATGTCGCCAAGCTGGAGCAATTTGCGCGGGAGAATAATATCACGTTCCCGGATCCGGCCAGTAGTGATCGCTACAATAAAGCAAATGCTCAACGCTACGAACGCCCAAGTGCGAGTGGGAGTTCGCGTGACGACTACGGCGAACCGAGTCGCGGGACATACAGTGGCCACTGTGATCGCGATCGTGAGCCGTCGCGGACGGCTTCCCGCTACGATCGTGACGATGATCTTCGTCGCGAGAGGGAGCGAGATCGCGACCGAGGTAGGCGGGATCGGGACCGGGACTATGATCGCGGTGGTCGGGACCGATACCGTGAGAAGCCTAGGTCCAGATCGAGGGAACGGGAACGTGATCGCCATCGTGATCGAGACAGGGATTACGATCGACGGCATCGCTAGGTATTAAATTGCACGCGGACGAGTGTTTATGAAAAGAATGCTAACTTATTTCCGATAATTCGATGAACGTTTAGAATCAAGCCGAGTAATTAATAACGAAAGCACATTTTTATACGACAAGTTTTAAAAATGTCACAACAGCATTGCTTGGTACGGCTTGGCATGGCATCCACCGGGACAGATTTTCTACGTTATTGACCAGGCCCGGATGGAGCCCAGCCGGGCGTTTGTTATCTTCAAGACAAGCTAGAACACTGAGTACCTTTATGCAGGCGAATAGTAGCAACTTCATTACGGGATATAGATGTTTACTTTCCTTTTTCATTTTCTTTATTTTATCATACACATACTTTCAATACCTCTTACTATCTACGATTACAATTAAAGTTTTAATACAGTTAAATCGCAGCTTCGACCTACGCCGGAGGTGCCCCAAACAATCAAATTACCATGCGTTGATTGACAGAACTCTCTCAAAGTGCAATAAAACTTGAAAGTGATTGTAAAAGTCTTCTATTGCCATGCAAATTATTCAATTTTGTACTTTTTGCAATAATGTTCCAAATCCAATCAGTAATAGAAATCGTCATTCTCAACAAAAGttctcacgtgatttttaaacaaTCATTTGAATTTTCATCGGCCGGGAACATATATTTTTCAGCCATGATGGAGCATAACAAGCTTGCTAACATGTCAATTACTGACTCACTTATCGACATTGTTTTTGTTTGTATAACTTGAGCCAGAAAGATAAATCCATTTTATCTGTTAAATAAATTGACCTGCCTGAATACTGCCCCACCTcacaaaacagtcccatatgaatagaaaacccagcaaagatgggactgttatgcctgaTTTGTagtatgagctgaatttttgtatgttgAGATGGTAAATTCTCAGTTTCTGCCATACAAGGTTGTAAACAGCGTGGTTATTATGATTTCAAGCCTAAATTGATGCTGATGGAACAAAACTTCAGGAAACTGTTTTGTTGAAAAGACAAGAACTGGAGATTACAACAAgaaagttacccaaagttttgctctaacagcatcaaataaggcaagAAAACATAATACCCACAGAAAAGATGAAAGTGCTTAAAAAAATGGATTCCAAATAGGCATTTCTAAATTAAATTTGTAAAACTCAGTTGAACATCAGTGCGGGAGCGCGGAATTTGGCATAACAGTTATTAGGCATAATAGACATTCGACATGACCAAAATGCATCCTTCTTAtgtcaaatgtccattatgctaGCTGTTCTTTATGCGAAATGGCCTTAAGCCAAATACCACAAACTCTAAATCACACAACCGGTTTGATATAATGCCGCATAGCATAAAACTTCTGGTATAACAATCGTTTTGCATAAAGATAAACAAACAACTTGATAATCATTTGGTTGATCTAATAAGTACTTTGATCatcatgttacaaaaaaatgtccaaCTCAATCGGGTCAAAACTGATTACTGGTTTAATAAAATGCGAAGCACAGTATCATTGCATTCACACATTTTCATTAAAAGTACTCTGAGAGTATTCTATCAATCAAATATACGATTTTCAGCAAAATTCATCACATCGCTTGTGGTCACATCACACATATTCGCCAGAAGAGAACAACAAGTTAATCATGTTGCTGTTAGTAGGTTTTACGATGTACGTTTCTGTGCAGCAATAAGTACGCTCACAGCAATTTACAATGAAACGGGTAGAGACGAAATCAAAAGTTGTTCTCTTTTTGGTCCTTCTGGATGTGACGGTGTCTCATCTCCGGCCAAATGCCTGCTGTGTACCGCCTCGAACCACCCTAAGAATCCTCATATTTCCATGCCCCAATCGGCGCACTTCTACAAACACGAAAGTCACATCCGAAGCACATTTCGATGGACGATCCCTTTACAATAGCGGAAGGAAGAGTTTCTACCTCAAATACGGTATAGATAAGCAACTAGCTCGTATGTGTCCATTGGTTTGTATGGACTTTCGTTGTTCTTCAAACGATTTTCAGTTTTTGTACCTTTTCCAATAATAAGAAAGAAAACAAATCAACACTAAGTACGTTAGGAAGTATGCTAGGACGACACGCGGCAAGTTTCTATTCGTTTTGTTTCGATTGACTTAAACTCTGTAGTTCGTAAGGTGTAGGTATTTTAGATCATAGAAAAGTTCAGTTCCATTCACAAGCATGCAGCAGAAGAAGCTAGCCCGGAATCGCATACAGACTGCATGATAACGGCTCAGGTTTTACACGAAAGACACATCTCATACATAAATAGATACACAGCACCTTCATGAGTTGATAGATACCAGCAGAGAGCAAATTTTGTTCAACCAAGGAGACTGGACAATTGTTATTAGTTTAGGTAAACTACATCGTTGCAGCACCACTTATCGTGATAGTCACGTATCTGTATAGGAAATGCGCGTATGAACGACTTGTGTTGCGAATAAAAGAATCCAGACTCAAAATCTCATTTAAAACCATTCTAGTATTGCATCTTATAACGTATGGTACAGAAAGAACGTGTCTTGATTGAGTATGTTTGCGAAACGTAAAAATATAGTGAATTTGCATCACAGAAACCATTGTGTAAAGCGTGAGACTGTAGCGAATACCACAGGAAACACACCAGGAGTAAAATAAAGAGCTGTACTAGCAATGTTTCGGAGTTTCAAATGTGTTGATTTTTAAGATCCGAAAGTTCAACATTCTTCATTCATGTTctgatttgatcatttcaatgaATCAATAATCCGATTGCTGCCGAGTCTGATGATGGTGAAAACATTTCTTTTTATAACGCACAATATCGACAGCCGCCTCACGACCTATAGTGATTGAATCAATGAATCTATAACTGATGGGGGAGGATCGACTGTATTCTGTTacctaccttaccggtcaggctgagGAGGAggactgagtgtcctctgctgtacgtaggagtcgtctccgttctattcggtccatggctgtgtgtctccagttccgcactctgcgaagggtccttaaatcgttctccacttgatcgaccccccTAACTCGCTGCGCACCGCGTGTTCTTGTgccgatcggatgactctcgagaaccattttagtcggactgctatccgacatcctgatgacgtcatcagcctaccgtagcctcccgatttttgcggtgtggaccatggttggttctctcagcagctgatgcagcttgtggttcattcgccttcttcaagtcccgtcttctatcttcactctgccgtagatggtacgcaacaccttccgttcgaaaactccaagggcgcgttggtcctctgcacgtagggtccatgtttcgtgaccatagaggacgaccggtctaatcagcgttttgtagatggttaatttcgtgttacggcgaactttattcgatcgtagagttctgcggagtccaaagtaagaacgatttcctgcc contains:
- the LOC134284046 gene encoding pre-mRNA-splicing factor 38B-like (The sequence of the model RefSeq protein was modified relative to this genomic sequence to represent the inferred CDS: added 418 bases not found in genome assembly), with protein sequence MESEDEPQHSQQHPPKKSAKQNNALPLWGNESTMNLNPLILANIQGSSYFKVSLFKLKTYHEVVDEIYYQVKHLEPWERGSRKTSGQTGNCAVGFEESERAELSRPRSVCFTSFTTLRLTRKQVNGLLTHTDSPYIRALGFMYLRFTQPPTDLYDWYEPYLLDEEEIDVKAGGGQTMTIGQMIRQWLTKLEWFTTLFPRIPVPIQKQNVAKLEQFARENNITFPDPASSDRYNKANAQRYERPSASGSSRDDYGEPSRGTYSGHCDRDREPSRTASRYDRDDDLRRERERDRDRGRRDRDRDYDRGGRDRYREKPRSRSRERERDRHRDRDRDYDRRHR